In one Sphingomonas sp. S1-29 genomic region, the following are encoded:
- the gltB gene encoding glutamate synthase large subunit, translating to MTNETERLRLAEHGMYRPEYEGDACGVGLVAATDGKPSRRVVQSAIDALKAVWHRGAVDADGMTGDGAGVHVDLPLRFFDDAVVASGHKVRPNRLAVGMIFLPRTDLGAQETCRTIVESVIIDAGYTIYGWRQVPVDVSVIGMKAQATRPEIEQIMIAGPMPDEADAAEFEKNLYLVRRRIERQVIAAQISGFYICSLSCRSIIYKGLFLAESLSLFYPDLLDERFESRVAIFHQRYSTNTFPQWWLAQPFRCLAHNGEINTIRGNKNWMLSHEIKMASIAFGEHSEDIKPVIPAGASDTAALDATFEAICRSGRDAPTAKLMLVPEAWQGRSDLPTAHADMYSYLASVMEPWDGPAALAMTDGRWAVAGLDRNALRPLRYTRTSDGLLIVGSETGMVPVPESSVLEKGRLGPGEMIAVDLDAGVLFHDREIKDRIAAEHDYAEMIGGYLSIEDLPDVPASTCRYDRAELARRQVAAGQTLEDMELILAPMVEMSKEAIGSMGDDTPLAVISDKPRLISHFFRQNFSQVTNPPIDPLRERYVMSLKTRFGNLANILDVEAARGRVLVLESPVLTCAEWDRLKAHFGGLSATIDCTFSPASGPDSLRTAIASIRAQAEQAVREGKTELFLTDEAVCEDRVAIPGVLATAAVHTHLVRRGLRSYASVNVRVSECLDTHYYAVLIGVGATTVNAYLTEAAIADRQARGLFGDLSLDQCLARHRTAIDEGLLKIMSKMGIAVISSYRGGYNFEAVGLSRALVADLFPGMPAKISGEGYASLYVNATERHEAAFDRAVTTLPIGGFYRQRHSGETHAYSAQLMHLLQTAVGNDSFSTYMQFSRGVRDLPPVYLRDLLEFNFPREGIAIEQVEAITEIRKRFVTPGMSLGALSPEAHETLAIAMNRIGAKAVSGEGGEDKLRYTPYANGDNANSGVKQIASGRFGVTAEYLNACDEIEIKVAQGAKPGEGGQLPGFKVTEFIAKLRHATPGVTLISPPPHHDIYSIEDLAQLIYDLKQINPRARVCVKLVSSAGIGTVAAGVAKAHADVILIAGHVGGTGASPQTSIKYAGTPWEMGLSEVNQTLTLNNLRGRVTLRTDGGLKTGRDIVIAAILGAEEFGIGTLSLVAMGCIMVRQCHSNTCPVGVCTQDEKMRAKFTGTPEKVINLMTFIAEEVREILARLGVKTLNDLVGRTEFLRQVSRGAEHLDDLDLNPILAKVDATDAERRFSLSTFRNAVPDSLDAQMIKDAAAVFSRGEKMQLTYSVRNTHRAVGTRLSSEITRTFGMSKLADGHVHVRLRGSAGQSLGAFLCKGVTLEVFGDANDYVGKGLSGGRIVVRPMVSSPLASQDNTILGNTVLYGATSGRLLAAGQAGERFAVRNSGAEVVVEGCGANGCEYMTGGIAVVLGKVGHNFGAGMTGGMAFIYDPDASFAARANPESIVWNRLSSAHWEGVLRDLIAAHHDATDSKWSGGLLDDWDRVRGHFWQVVPKEMLERLAVPIDDRSAPELVAAE from the coding sequence ATGACCAACGAAACCGAACGCCTCCGCCTGGCCGAACACGGTATGTATCGCCCCGAATATGAAGGCGATGCCTGCGGCGTCGGGCTCGTCGCCGCCACCGATGGCAAGCCATCGCGCCGCGTCGTCCAGTCGGCGATCGATGCGCTGAAAGCGGTGTGGCATCGCGGCGCGGTCGATGCCGATGGCATGACCGGCGATGGCGCGGGCGTGCATGTCGATCTGCCGCTGCGCTTCTTCGACGACGCCGTCGTCGCCTCGGGGCACAAGGTGCGGCCCAACCGGCTGGCGGTGGGCATGATCTTCCTGCCGCGCACCGATCTCGGTGCGCAGGAAACCTGCCGCACGATCGTCGAGAGCGTCATCATCGATGCCGGCTACACCATCTATGGCTGGCGGCAGGTGCCCGTCGATGTGTCGGTGATCGGCATGAAGGCGCAGGCGACCCGGCCCGAGATCGAGCAGATCATGATCGCCGGCCCGATGCCCGACGAGGCTGACGCCGCCGAGTTTGAGAAGAACCTGTACCTGGTCCGCCGGCGGATCGAGCGGCAGGTGATCGCCGCGCAGATCAGCGGCTTCTACATCTGCTCGCTCAGCTGCCGCTCGATCATCTACAAGGGGCTGTTCCTCGCCGAGAGCCTGTCGCTCTTCTACCCCGACCTGCTCGACGAGCGCTTCGAGAGCCGGGTCGCAATCTTCCATCAGCGTTATTCGACCAACACCTTCCCGCAATGGTGGCTGGCGCAGCCCTTCCGCTGCCTGGCGCACAATGGCGAGATCAACACGATCCGCGGCAACAAGAACTGGATGCTCAGCCACGAGATCAAGATGGCGAGCATCGCGTTCGGCGAGCATTCGGAAGACATCAAGCCGGTGATCCCGGCGGGCGCGTCGGACACGGCCGCGCTCGACGCGACGTTCGAGGCGATCTGCCGCTCGGGCCGCGACGCGCCCACCGCCAAGCTGATGCTGGTGCCCGAGGCCTGGCAGGGCCGCAGCGACCTGCCAACCGCGCATGCCGATATGTATTCGTATCTCGCGAGCGTGATGGAGCCGTGGGACGGCCCCGCTGCGCTGGCGATGACCGATGGACGCTGGGCGGTGGCGGGGCTCGACCGGAACGCACTGCGCCCGCTGCGCTACACGCGCACGTCGGACGGGTTGCTGATCGTCGGATCGGAGACGGGCATGGTGCCGGTGCCCGAATCCTCGGTGCTCGAAAAGGGCCGGCTTGGGCCGGGCGAGATGATCGCGGTCGACCTCGACGCCGGCGTGCTGTTCCACGATCGCGAGATCAAGGACCGGATCGCCGCCGAGCATGACTATGCCGAGATGATCGGCGGCTATCTCTCGATCGAAGACCTGCCCGACGTTCCGGCCAGCACCTGCCGCTACGATCGCGCCGAACTGGCGCGGCGGCAGGTGGCGGCGGGCCAGACGCTCGAGGACATGGAGCTCATCCTCGCGCCGATGGTCGAGATGAGCAAGGAAGCGATCGGCTCGATGGGCGACGATACCCCGCTCGCGGTGATCAGCGACAAGCCGCGTCTGATCAGCCATTTCTTCCGCCAGAATTTCAGCCAGGTCACCAACCCGCCGATCGACCCGTTGCGCGAACGCTATGTGATGTCGCTCAAGACGCGGTTCGGCAATCTCGCCAACATCCTCGATGTCGAGGCGGCGCGCGGGCGCGTGCTGGTGCTCGAATCGCCGGTGCTCACCTGCGCCGAATGGGATCGGCTGAAGGCGCATTTCGGCGGGCTGTCGGCGACGATCGACTGCACCTTCTCGCCCGCCAGCGGCCCCGATTCGCTGCGCACCGCGATCGCCAGCATCCGTGCGCAGGCCGAACAGGCGGTGCGCGAGGGCAAGACCGAATTGTTCCTGACCGACGAGGCGGTGTGCGAGGATCGCGTGGCGATCCCCGGCGTGCTCGCGACCGCGGCGGTGCATACGCATCTCGTCCGGCGGGGCTTGCGCTCCTATGCCAGCGTCAACGTCCGCGTCTCCGAATGCCTCGACACGCATTATTATGCGGTGCTGATCGGTGTCGGCGCGACGACGGTGAACGCCTATCTCACCGAAGCCGCGATCGCCGACCGCCAGGCACGCGGGCTGTTCGGCGACCTGTCGCTCGACCAGTGCCTCGCGCGGCATCGCACCGCGATCGACGAGGGGCTGCTCAAGATCATGTCGAAGATGGGGATCGCGGTGATCTCCAGCTATCGCGGCGGCTATAATTTCGAAGCGGTGGGCTTGAGCCGCGCGCTGGTCGCCGATCTGTTCCCCGGCATGCCCGCCAAGATCTCGGGCGAGGGCTATGCCTCGCTCTACGTCAACGCGACCGAGCGGCACGAAGCGGCGTTCGATCGCGCGGTGACGACGCTGCCGATCGGCGGCTTCTATCGCCAGCGCCATTCGGGCGAGACGCATGCCTATTCGGCGCAGCTGATGCACCTGCTGCAGACCGCGGTCGGCAACGACAGCTTCTCGACCTATATGCAGTTCTCGCGCGGGGTGCGCGATTTGCCGCCGGTGTATCTGCGCGACCTGCTCGAGTTCAACTTCCCGCGCGAGGGAATCGCGATCGAGCAGGTCGAGGCGATCACCGAGATCCGCAAGCGCTTCGTCACGCCGGGCATGTCGTTGGGCGCGCTCAGCCCCGAGGCGCACGAGACGCTGGCGATCGCGATGAACCGCATCGGTGCCAAGGCGGTGTCGGGCGAGGGCGGCGAGGACAAGCTGCGCTACACCCCCTATGCCAATGGCGACAACGCCAATTCGGGGGTCAAGCAGATCGCCAGCGGGCGCTTCGGCGTGACCGCCGAATATCTCAACGCCTGCGACGAGATCGAGATCAAGGTGGCGCAGGGTGCCAAGCCCGGCGAGGGCGGGCAATTGCCCGGCTTCAAGGTGACCGAGTTCATCGCCAAGCTTCGCCACGCGACGCCGGGGGTGACGCTGATCAGCCCGCCGCCGCACCACGACATTTATTCGATCGAGGATCTCGCGCAGCTCATTTACGACCTCAAGCAGATCAATCCGCGCGCGCGGGTGTGCGTGAAGCTGGTGTCGTCGGCGGGCATCGGCACCGTCGCGGCGGGCGTGGCCAAGGCGCATGCCGACGTCATCCTGATCGCCGGCCATGTCGGTGGCACCGGCGCGTCCCCGCAGACCAGCATCAAATATGCCGGCACGCCGTGGGAAATGGGCTTGAGCGAGGTCAACCAGACGCTGACGCTGAACAATCTGCGCGGGCGGGTGACGCTACGCACCGATGGCGGCCTGAAGACCGGGCGCGACATCGTGATCGCGGCGATCCTGGGCGCCGAGGAATTCGGCATCGGTACATTGAGCCTGGTAGCTATGGGCTGCATCATGGTGCGCCAGTGCCATTCGAACACCTGCCCGGTTGGCGTGTGCACGCAGGATGAGAAGATGCGCGCCAAGTTCACCGGCACGCCCGAAAAGGTCATCAACCTGATGACCTTTATTGCCGAGGAAGTGCGCGAAATCCTCGCGCGGCTGGGGGTCAAGACGCTCAACGATCTGGTCGGGCGCACCGAATTCCTGCGCCAGGTGAGCCGCGGGGCCGAGCATCTCGACGATCTCGACCTCAACCCGATCCTCGCCAAGGTCGACGCTACCGATGCGGAGCGGCGCTTCAGCCTCAGCACCTTCCGCAACGCGGTGCCCGACAGCCTTGATGCGCAGATGATCAAGGATGCGGCCGCAGTCTTCTCGCGCGGGGAGAAGATGCAGTTGACCTATTCGGTGCGCAACACGCACCGCGCGGTCGGCACCCGGCTGTCGAGCGAGATCACCCGCACCTTCGGCATGTCGAAGCTGGCCGATGGGCATGTCCATGTCCGGCTGCGCGGCAGCGCGGGCCAGTCGCTGGGCGCGTTCCTGTGCAAGGGCGTGACGCTCGAAGTGTTCGGCGACGCCAACGACTATGTCGGCAAGGGGCTGTCGGGCGGGCGCATCGTGGTGCGACCGATGGTGTCGTCGCCGCTTGCATCCCAAGACAACACGATCCTCGGAAATACCGTGCTGTACGGCGCGACCAGCGGGCGGTTGCTGGCGGCGGGGCAGGCGGGCGAGCGGTTCGCGGTGCGCAATTCGGGGGCCGAAGTGGTAGTCGAAGGATGCGGCGCGAATGGCTGTGAATATATGACCGGCGGCATCGCCGTGGTGCTCGGCAAGGTCGGCCATAATTTCGGGGCGGGCATGACCGGGGGAATGGCGTTCATCTACGACCCCGACGCCAGCTTCGCCGCGCGCGCGAACCCCGAGAGTATCGTGTGGAATCGCCTGTCATCGGCGCATTGGGAGGGCGTGCTGCGCGACCTGATCGCCGCGCATCACGATGCGACCGACAGCAAATGGTCGGGCGGGCTGCTCGACGATTGGGACCGGGTGCGCGGGCATTTCTGGCAAGTGGTGCCCAAGGAAATGCTCGAGCGGCTCGCAGTGCCGATCGACGACCGCAGCGCCCCCGAACTGGTGGCGGCGGAGTAG
- a CDS encoding type II toxin-antitoxin system VapC family toxin, whose amino-acid sequence MIAIDTSAILAIVLREPEAETFGALIQAHRRVFIGAPTLFELRMVTLGKFPEPVRAAVDALALAAPIETIAFTAEHHLVALDAFDRYGKGRHPASLNMGDCLSYAIAKIADCPLLFKGNDFGLTDIARVA is encoded by the coding sequence GTGATCGCGATCGATACGTCCGCGATCCTCGCCATTGTTCTACGCGAGCCGGAAGCCGAGACCTTTGGCGCGCTCATACAGGCGCATAGGCGGGTATTTATCGGTGCGCCGACTTTATTCGAGTTGCGCATGGTGACGCTGGGCAAGTTTCCCGAACCGGTTAGGGCGGCAGTAGATGCGCTGGCGCTTGCGGCACCGATCGAAACCATCGCCTTCACGGCTGAGCATCATCTTGTGGCGCTCGATGCGTTCGACCGATACGGCAAAGGCAGGCACCCTGCGTCGCTGAATATGGGTGACTGCCTATCCTATGCCATTGCGAAAATCGCGGATTGCCCCCTGCTTTTCAAAGGGAACGACTTCGGTCTGACCGACATTGCCCGAGTAGCCTGA
- a CDS encoding type II toxin-antitoxin system VapB family antitoxin: MALSIKDEATDRMVRHYAKLKGLTYTSAIRVAVTDALRRENALPDEESFVERMRKVQDLVAAHPILDGRSADEIIGYDEHGLPG, encoded by the coding sequence GTGGCCCTCAGCATCAAGGACGAAGCCACCGATCGCATGGTTCGGCACTACGCAAAGCTGAAGGGGCTCACCTACACAAGCGCTATCCGCGTTGCCGTGACCGACGCATTGCGTCGCGAGAACGCGTTGCCCGATGAGGAAAGCTTCGTTGAGCGAATGCGGAAAGTTCAAGACCTCGTCGCCGCACACCCGATTTTGGATGGTCGGAGCGCTGACGAGATCATCGGCTACGATGAGCACGGCTTGCCCGGGTGA
- a CDS encoding glutathione S-transferase family protein: MWQLYQFPLCPFSRKVRLLLAEKGVGYDPVRESPWLRRDEFLDMNPAGQTPVMVHSDRPGRPMIDSMAICEYFEETVEKAAMINGTAADRAEIRRLVTWFDTQFYRDITAPLLKERMEKRLVLRESPDAGRLREAMKAAVSHLDYIDYLLDHRKWIAGSTISLADLAAAAQISIADYLGGIDWKSHEQTKRWYVGMKSRPSFRPLLAERMEVVSPHADYEKLDL, from the coding sequence ATGTGGCAACTCTACCAATTCCCCTTGTGTCCCTTTTCGCGCAAGGTGCGCCTCCTGCTCGCTGAGAAGGGCGTGGGCTATGATCCGGTGCGCGAATCGCCCTGGCTGCGGCGCGACGAGTTTCTCGACATGAACCCCGCCGGGCAGACCCCGGTGATGGTGCATAGCGACCGCCCGGGCCGGCCGATGATCGATTCGATGGCGATCTGCGAATATTTCGAAGAGACCGTCGAAAAGGCCGCGATGATCAACGGCACCGCCGCCGACCGCGCCGAAATCCGCCGGCTGGTGACCTGGTTCGACACCCAATTTTATCGCGACATCACCGCGCCCCTGCTCAAGGAGCGGATGGAAAAGCGGCTGGTACTGCGCGAATCGCCCGATGCCGGGCGGCTGCGTGAGGCGATGAAGGCCGCGGTCTCGCACCTCGATTATATCGATTACCTGCTCGACCATCGCAAATGGATCGCCGGGTCGACGATCAGCCTCGCCGACCTCGCGGCGGCGGCGCAGATTTCGATCGCCGATTATCTGGGCGGGATCGACTGGAAGAGCCACGAACAGACCAAGCGCTGGTATGTCGGCATGAAGAGCCGCCCGAGCTTTCGCCCGCTGCTCGCCGAGCGGATGGAAGTCGTGAGCCCGCACGCCGATTACGAGAAACTCGACCTGTAA
- a CDS encoding YbhB/YbcL family Raf kinase inhibitor-like protein — protein MLEHVPRWLGKALSGLRAGQDKLAIAQSELGSFESIRLASPAFANGARLPERFTADGEGVSPPLFWTDVPEGAVRLALLVEDADAPTPSPLVHAVVWDLPVGDGELKEGAIVADKRRDAADGSDVGRNSYFAEGWLPPDPPTGHGVHHYAFQLFALAEGPDLKENPNRGAMLKAMRGRVLAAGLLTGTYSRGEAQPTGLVGKAVPAAA, from the coding sequence ATGCTCGAACATGTTCCCCGCTGGCTCGGCAAGGCGCTGAGCGGCCTGCGCGCGGGCCAGGACAAGCTGGCGATCGCGCAATCCGAACTCGGCAGCTTCGAATCGATCCGGCTGGCGAGCCCCGCCTTCGCCAATGGCGCGCGGCTGCCCGAGCGCTTCACCGCCGATGGCGAGGGCGTGTCGCCGCCGCTCTTCTGGACCGACGTGCCCGAGGGCGCGGTGCGGCTGGCACTGCTGGTCGAGGATGCCGACGCGCCGACCCCGTCGCCGCTGGTGCATGCGGTGGTGTGGGATCTGCCCGTCGGCGATGGCGAGCTCAAGGAAGGCGCGATCGTCGCCGACAAGCGCCGCGACGCCGCCGACGGCAGCGATGTCGGGCGCAACAGCTATTTCGCCGAAGGCTGGCTGCCGCCCGACCCGCCGACCGGGCATGGCGTCCACCATTATGCCTTCCAGCTCTTCGCGCTGGCGGAGGGGCCTGACCTCAAGGAAAACCCCAATCGGGGGGCGATGCTCAAGGCGATGCGCGGCCGGGTGCTCGCGGCGGGGCTGCTGACCGGCACCTATTCGCGCGGTGAGGCCCAGCCCACCGGCTTGGTGGGCAAGGCCGTCCCCGCCGCCGCATGA
- a CDS encoding SDR family oxidoreductase, translating to MSATIPMIHEDALPGHESALDPKPQWEPRYPGSGRLSGKVAIITGADSGIGRAVAALYAREGADIAILYLNEHDDAEETARIVRHEGRRALTIAGDVGDKAFCEEAVARVYSTFDRIDILVNNAGEQHPDKDIVDITEQQLRRTFQTNIFGMFFMVQAARPHLQAGAAIVNCTSVTMYNGAKNLLDYSATKGAITAFTRSLSENLIGDGIRVNAVAPGPIWTPLNPFGGADPEKLKTFGEKTPIGRPGQPNEVAPSFLFLACEDSSYMSGQVLHPNGGMIVGG from the coding sequence ATGAGTGCCACGATCCCGATGATCCACGAAGACGCGCTGCCAGGCCATGAAAGCGCGCTCGACCCCAAGCCGCAATGGGAACCGCGCTACCCCGGATCGGGCCGGCTTTCGGGCAAGGTTGCGATCATCACCGGGGCGGATAGCGGCATCGGCCGCGCGGTCGCCGCGCTCTATGCGCGCGAAGGCGCCGATATCGCGATCCTGTATCTCAATGAGCATGACGATGCCGAGGAAACCGCGCGCATCGTCCGCCACGAGGGCCGCCGCGCGCTGACGATCGCGGGGGACGTTGGCGACAAGGCGTTCTGCGAGGAAGCCGTTGCGCGGGTCTACTCGACCTTCGATCGCATCGACATCCTGGTGAACAATGCCGGCGAGCAGCATCCCGACAAGGATATCGTCGACATCACCGAGCAGCAGCTTCGCCGCACCTTCCAGACCAATATCTTCGGCATGTTCTTCATGGTGCAGGCAGCGCGCCCGCATCTGCAGGCGGGCGCGGCGATCGTGAACTGCACGTCGGTGACGATGTACAATGGCGCCAAGAATCTGCTCGACTATTCGGCGACCAAGGGCGCGATCACCGCCTTCACGCGCAGCCTGTCGGAGAATCTGATCGGCGATGGCATCCGCGTCAACGCGGTGGCACCGGGGCCGATCTGGACCCCGCTCAACCCGTTCGGCGGCGCCGATCCCGAAAAGCTCAAGACCTTCGGCGAGAAGACCCCGATCGGTCGCCCCGGCCAGCCCAACGAAGTCGCGCCGAGCTTCCTGTTCCTGGCGTGCGAGGATTCGAGCTACATGTCGGGACAGGTGCTGCACCCCAATGGCGGGATGATCGTGGGCGGCTGA
- a CDS encoding GGDEF domain-containing protein, whose product MPPASAQRSDAISAAAREVFDRVGTFLSDQRLDPTPLNYAFAYHVVTDPQGVLAGAVASLTDGGVRLTQRDIESLGVQISADRVAPAHAGTHDSAALAAQTENQVAGFIDIVETVQCETRDFGRDLAASVDAIGRSTDGETIGFLDDVNQITATMIGRVHAAERRLDHAHKETQELRRMLEQARGDALRDPLTGLPNRRAFEAAFAQVLAEGRSACIAICDVDHFKAVNDRFGHAVGDRVLRAIGQTLEQTCSGHLVARYGGEEFALLIYGPLDDGIATVDAARLEVARKRYRLRESDAPLGEITISVGVTPLTRDDRAADAFQRADRLLYAAKDAGRNQVLTDSNLRD is encoded by the coding sequence ATGCCGCCGGCATCCGCCCAACGAAGCGACGCGATATCGGCTGCTGCTCGCGAGGTGTTCGACCGCGTCGGGACGTTTCTGTCCGATCAGCGTCTCGACCCGACGCCGCTGAATTACGCCTTCGCGTATCACGTCGTCACCGATCCGCAGGGCGTGCTTGCCGGCGCGGTCGCGTCGCTCACCGATGGCGGAGTGCGACTGACCCAACGCGACATCGAATCGTTGGGGGTCCAAATCAGCGCCGATCGGGTCGCGCCGGCCCATGCAGGAACCCACGATTCCGCGGCGCTGGCGGCGCAAACCGAAAACCAGGTCGCGGGGTTCATCGACATCGTCGAGACGGTGCAGTGCGAGACCCGCGATTTCGGCCGCGACCTGGCCGCCAGCGTCGATGCGATCGGGCGATCGACCGACGGCGAGACGATCGGGTTCCTCGACGATGTGAACCAGATCACCGCGACGATGATCGGCCGCGTCCACGCCGCCGAACGCCGGCTCGATCATGCGCACAAGGAGACGCAGGAGTTGCGGCGGATGCTCGAACAGGCGCGCGGCGACGCGCTGCGCGATCCGCTGACCGGGCTGCCCAACCGCCGCGCCTTCGAAGCCGCGTTCGCGCAGGTGCTCGCCGAGGGTCGCAGCGCCTGCATCGCGATCTGCGACGTCGATCATTTCAAGGCGGTCAATGATCGCTTCGGCCATGCCGTCGGCGACCGGGTACTGCGCGCGATCGGCCAGACGCTCGAACAGACGTGCAGCGGCCATCTGGTCGCGCGCTATGGCGGCGAGGAATTCGCGTTGCTCATTTACGGGCCGCTGGACGACGGGATCGCGACGGTCGATGCCGCTCGGCTCGAGGTAGCGCGAAAGCGCTATCGCCTGCGCGAATCCGACGCGCCACTGGGCGAGATAACGATCTCGGTGGGGGTAACCCCGCTGACGCGCGACGACCGCGCCGCCGACGCATTCCAGCGCGCCGATCGCTTGCTATACGCCGCCAAAGACGCCGGGCGGAACCAGGTGCTGACGGATAGCAATCTTCGCGACTGA
- a CDS encoding peroxiredoxin, with the protein MRAASILAVLALTLAMPASAALAPGARAPDFATKGAMAGKVFNLRLSQQLKRGPVVLYFFPAAFTSGCNAEAKAFADAVVDFKAAGATVIGMSADAIPQLQKFSTELCAGKFAVATATPAMLKGYDVELKRPGGAAISNRTSYVIGQDGRIAFAHSDMSPVDHVRTTLAAVRKLKAAR; encoded by the coding sequence ATGCGCGCAGCCTCGATCCTTGCCGTCCTTGCCCTGACGCTCGCCATGCCGGCCTCGGCCGCGCTCGCCCCCGGCGCCCGCGCGCCCGATTTCGCGACCAAGGGCGCGATGGCGGGCAAGGTCTTCAACCTGCGGCTGTCGCAACAGCTCAAGCGCGGGCCGGTGGTGCTGTATTTCTTCCCCGCGGCCTTCACCTCGGGCTGCAATGCCGAGGCCAAGGCGTTCGCCGACGCGGTCGTCGATTTCAAGGCGGCGGGCGCGACGGTGATCGGCATGTCGGCCGATGCCATCCCGCAGCTGCAGAAATTCTCGACCGAGTTGTGCGCAGGCAAGTTCGCGGTCGCCACCGCGACCCCGGCGATGCTCAAGGGCTATGACGTCGAACTCAAGCGCCCCGGCGGCGCGGCGATCAGCAACCGCACCAGCTATGTCATCGGCCAAGACGGTCGAATTGCTTTTGCGCACAGCGACATGAGCCCGGTCGATCACGTTCGCACCACTTTGGCTGCAGTACGCAAGCTCAAGGCCGCGCGCTGA